The window CCGGCCCAAAGGCGCGCCTGTTGCTGCCGCCGCTTCCTCTTCGACGGAATCTTCGCCCGCCGTCGCTGCAGCACCTCCTGAGGAAAGTGCCACCCCGGTATCGGTGGACGAAACCCGCTGCCAGATCCGCTACTTTGGCGAGGTGCTGCCTCTTTCCCGCTACGAGTACCGGCTGCTGCAAACCTTTGCCAAACATCCCGGCCGCGTCTTCAGCCGGGCTCAGCTCATGGAGCATGCCAGCGACGAACCCGAAGCCGCCATGGAACGCACCGTAGACGCCCACGTGAAATCCCTGCGCGCCAAGATGAAGACCGTGCGCAACGAGGTAGAGCCCATCGTCACGCACCGCGGACTGGGGTACTCCCTGGCGGAGAAGTGGGTGTAGTCAGGGAGAGGTGGATGCGCTTACGGGCGCGGGAGCAAAAGGGTCTGAGCCAGCTGGAGCCGGGGCCATACCGCCCACGGCCGGGTCGAAAGGATCTGCTGGTGCCGGAGCGAACGGATCTCCCACTGGCGGGCCTGCAGCAAGCAGGTCTTCTTCGAATAGATTTTCCAGGTCCATGACCACTCCATCGTCGAGGGCCTCCAATACCAACTGTTCGGCAGCAGTGTAAGGAACAGGGTCCAAAGGCGGGGTCCACGTGACCGTCTCTAGCCACCGCTTGTGCAGCCACTCTTTCTGCCGATCCTGAGCCCATTTCTCCAGTCGATCCGGCAGCCACTCCAGTTCATGAACCTTACCGTACGCGTAGCTTGAATCGCGCAAATTTACTCCAATACGGGAGGGTGTGCTCAAGGGACGGTTGGTCACGAAACGTATACTCGTGCCTGGAGCCAGCGTCTGTGGCCCGAGACCAAATCCACAGCGGTATCCTGAAAGCTCCTTCCATTCGCCGCCTTCCCAGTACAGATCCACAAAACGAGGGTCAGTGGGCTCATATCCCATGTAGTGCAGCTCGTGGGTGGTGTGATTGGTAAGCTCAAGTTCATACCAGTCCACGCCGTCCCTGATCACAGTTCCGACTACACGCAGCTCTGCTTTGGGAGACACATCCGGCATCACGAGGGACAAAGCCGTAGCCAGGCTGCAGAGCAGAACACCACCGACGATCCACTTCTTCACGGCATGCCTCCCATGCCTGATTTCTCCGTGACCTGCGTCGTGAGCATGGTCGTCACCGGCGGCAGCGGTTCCAGCTTCTCGCTCCACACCATGCGCTTTTTGGTCCGCTCATCCAGGCGTCCATTCTGCCATGCCACCACACTCTCACGAATGGAAAAGGGCAGCCAATCGAATTGAAACACGCGTCCGCGCTGGTAGCTCGGCGGCAGCAGCAGGAGGCCCACGCGCGAAGGCGCGTCCCTGACGCTGACCTCAAACCGCTGACTGCTGTGCGCGGCGAGCCGTTGCGGAGCCGCACCCATGCCGCACCAGCCCATCATGGCGTCCTTCCATTCGCCCGAGGCAGCCTCATAGCTCTCCATCTGGTACATGGGATTCTCCGCACCGTAGCCCCAGTACTCCAGATCCCGGGAGCCGGGGTTCACCACTTCCAGCAGGTAGTTCTGCTCGGCATCGTGGGAGACAATCTGCACCACACGGATTTCCGGACGAGGGCCGGTGTCGATGTCCGCCATGCCAATGGCGATCACTGCAGCGACCAAACCACAGGACATCAGGAGCCAGAGGAAGCGCTTCATGGCATTGGCGATGCATAATCCTCCCCAGAAACGCCTTCGACTGTCAAGCCTTGAATGCTCGCAGCGGTCTGCTATCTTCAGCTTGCCGCATT is drawn from Roseimicrobium gellanilyticum and contains these coding sequences:
- the creB gene encoding two-component system response regulator CreB, which encodes MLPPVRPRILIVEDEPSIADNIVYSLESEGFAPCACSTGAEAIARLEAEDFALAVLDVGLPDTTGFELCRELRLIKDVPVIFLTARSSELDRVVGLEIGGDDYICKPFSPRELTARVRAVLRRADHRPKGAPVAAAASSSTESSPAVAAAPPEESATPVSVDETRCQIRYFGEVLPLSRYEYRLLQTFAKHPGRVFSRAQLMEHASDEPEAAMERTVDAHVKSLRAKMKTVRNEVEPIVTHRGLGYSLAEKWV